GGTCAAATACATGCACATTGATCATAACCCTTTCGGCGAGAATAGCAAACTAACTTTTCTTTACCGGTGTAATTTCGAAAACTAAATTGAAGAGACCCGAAAACAAGTCATTAAAGGGTTGATCTTGcaaaataagcaattttttttttcttgcactGAAAGATCGGTACCTTTCTGGTTACCATCTCCTAACAACAGCACAGAGTCTGTAGAGGGGATGATCTTCCCCGGCTGGCATAGACCCCGAGGAAGTAGCCGGCAAAGCAATTCGCCGACACATACGTGTGCGGAATCCCGGCGTCCTCGATCGCCTTTCTCACCACCATTTTGTCATCGAACGTCACCCTTCCGGGGTCCATTGCATTGGCCATCCTCGCGGGATCGGTGCCAAATTCAGATGGCAAGAACCTCTGCGAGATTAGTCCGAGCATGAGGTGGTATGTCATCTTCATCGAATGTGACATGGAAGCCGGACTTGGTCAGTTGATCAGAGTAGGTGGCCATCGGTCTCCATCGCCTTTAGTGTGTACATTAACATCACATTGGAAGACTTTGTTCCAATAATTGTGATCAAAGAAACTTACTGCTAaatttaaatgatcactttggtaaatggttcttttctccacttttctgtttttttttttgttcgcaagagcagaaaaagaacaaaaatatgtttatatacattagttaatttttttttatttcccaaaatagaTCAGTGGTCAAGAAATTTATTTGGAAtggaaataagaagtaaaaataaataaataaatattttgttttcaagagtagaaattgaaaaaatatttatgaataaaaattgttctcaaaaGCAAAGTGTTATCAAATGCACTCTGAAAGGCTAAGAATAATTTCACTTCTCACACTAGAGTTTTGCTAGTGTGATGGCGTTGTTAAACTGAGTTTCTAATGGTGCTACGttgaatataattttcattCCGAGAAGAACTAGCTACTAGAACGTTATAAGttgtttgattcttttcataaaaattaagaaCAATTCCCcgataagaaaatgaaaaaaaaaaaaaaaaccatcgtTTGTCCTTTCAAACTACTTGCTCTTGGTACAATAATATTAAGTAAtaatctaaataaaaaaaaaaattcccaatctATAAAATGTCGCACTTATGACCCAACATCCGAAATTTTTGTATACTATCATAATCctgatattaaaaaatgatattttctcCTGCTGTATAATACGTTGCACTaggtaaaagaataaaaaaggtcGTCAACAGTGATACAACATAAACAAAATTGTATTTTATGACATTAAACTTAATAAATCATTATAGAGTAttgtaaaataatattttacgATGTTTTGTACTTAACCATGTCCTCTCATCATAAATTCgcaaaatttctttattttcttctttctgtcATACATTGATCGAATTTAGGTGGAAAATGTCATAATAACTTCTTTTGGTTGGTGTAGAGATGACCAACTAAAATCGCCCCATCTCAAATGGAATAAGAGGCTCTATCCGGAAAAGATAAAAGGACTTAGcagaaaatgaagagaagaagagaaaagaaacaaaaagtcaatgggaaaaagtacaaaagaaaaaaatatatttaaaacatattgcattggtacaaattcagacttaaattttcaaatatactaatttaattataaaccttttcaAATTTGATACTAATATAGTTCATTCAGCTAATTTAGGcttgaaattactaacatggatATCTATCATTTTACATGGCACAACTAGTGTTGATGTGggcatttaaaaaatttaaattttttaaaatatattttttattttttagaaatttctaatttttttcatcaactttttctattctttttctccctttccttGTCTTTGGCTTGTGGTTGGTACTTGGCTGTGGCTGGCAACCAGCCATAAGCGAGGGCATTGGGGCCCTCCCCAGGCTTGGGCAAGGGGACCTTACCCAGGCCGCAAGGGTGGATAGCTCACCAGATCTGATGAGGGCGGTCCTCACTCGAGTCAAGAGAGTGGAGCCCTCGCCTGTGGCCAACGAGGGCCATGACCCTTTCATCGGCTCTTGCTTTTGGCTAGCGAAGGGTGTTGGTAGCTAACAAGGCTAGTGACAGCCCTAATGCTCTCCCCAGCCTTTGTTTGTCTCCAGTTGCTAGCCATGGGCCAAAGGAAAaacttgggaaaaaaagaaggaaaatttgatggaaaaaaacgaaaaaattatcaaaaaataaaaaatgtctaTGTTAATATCAGTTGTGCCACATAGGATAACCAACATCCATATCGGTAATTTCTAATCTAAATTGCTAGGTTGACTCAATTGGTATTAAtctaaaaaagtttagaattaaagtggttcaattaaaaggtttataactaaattggtattaatgtaataaatttagtaTTGTTTTGACACTTTTTCCTGAAAGCCATTAAgaaaggaacaaagcaagacagGAATTTAATCTTGGAAGATAGATTTTCTTGATTTCCAAAAATGTCGTGGACACTGCGCTGCCCGTCACTCTTGTAACAGTGATGGTGCACTCGGCTTCTGCTGTTTCCTGACGGCAATGCGTGTCGGATTACCTTAACATTTCCGGCCTCTTTAATGGCGTCGACAAGCTTAAGCTGAAGAAGAACGTGGTGGCTCCGGATGTGCACGCCGGAGATTGCACACACGACCACATCCACCAGCTTAACCGCTTCGACCAGGCTCTGGTAATCGTCAAAGGAGCCCGGAACGAGTTTCGCCCCTCGTCCCTTGAACGACAGCAGCATCTGCACCTTCTCTATGTCCACACCGATCTCCGGCCTTTGAAGAACGTAAGTCTCGTGCCCTAGCTTCAAGCTCGCGTTCACCAATCTCTTTCCCAGGTACCCCGTTCCACCAACTATCAAGACTTTGCTcttcgccatctctctctctctctctctctctctctctctctcgaggtAAGGAAAGCAGCTAAGCTCAGTGGGTATTTATACAAGCGAGAGTTCCTTGTTTTTTTCACTGTGTTGGGGTTGGTGGGTGATGGTGAGAGCGCTTGCTTTGTTTTAAAACTAAAGATAGGATTGTCCTTTCTATTCACACCAAAGGCGAAGCATCAGTTTGACAAAAATGACAGTTTGACTCATTGTTCAGCTGTGAAGATGAGAAGGTAAAAATTCTGCTGATATAGATCCATCGGAGTAATCATTTGTAAATTTATTGTCCTAAGATTCAAGAATCATCATCGCTCGCGTGCCAATCAAGTGAGGTCAACATActagaagaaaaattgaatagtATTTTTTCCTTTGGCCATATTCGTTTAAGGTATCATTTGATGTAATGCCATATGTTTCTAGAATCTTATTAGTATTAACTTGACGTGACACTGGGATGTGTGAcattatttaaaacattgaTTATGTAAATCATAATGATCATCAATTTAGCATTGATCAGCGGATAATGTAGCCGAATAACCTCTTAGAATAAATGCAGTGGtttggaaaagagaaaaaagctgGAGCTTTTAGAATAAGCTccctttaataaaaaaaaagaaaaaggcaatttCAGTAGCTGTGAAAAGCTGGCTGAGAGAATTGTCCTTGTGACAAACGAATAGCTATGGGGCTAATTTTGGGATGGAATCAAATGATGGTTCTTGCTATTTTCGCCTGAAATTGAAACGACAAAAGCGCTATGAATCTTGCCAGTGCAAAGCACATGTAACGCTTCTCGGACATGAAGAGACCTGTCCGGCACCACTAAGCCAGTCGACGTGGTTGTAAAAAGGcggacctcttttttttttttttttttttaattctctttgTCATTGGGAAATTATCATAAAGAATTAATAATCGTTAATGGTGTCACATCACCAAAACCCTTTAAGTCAAATCGAATAAAGTCAAATCGTTAGAAATTCTTGCTGCCAACTAAACCATCATAAAAGCGTCTTCATTTTCCACGTAAAAACAATTGACTAAAACATCTAGAATGGTTATAAGTATGTCCCTAAGCTCAACAATGAAATCGGCCCAACCAGGCAACCATGATTAAGGCTGAAGGAAGTGCAAATTAGGGCCTCTCTAAGCCACCTAATTCCATTACACAAGttagtgcctttttttttcttttcctgttggaaaattattatttaaaagcCATAATAATCATATCATATTACAAAGCTTATAAGTCATAAAGTGAATGAATAAAACGGAATCAGAAGAAAATTTTGCTGCTGATGATGGGTGAGCATCGAGTCAACTCATGAATTAGATCGAACCAATCGAGTTCCTAATTCAGGTGCTGAACCCATCTACCACCACCCGGAAACTAACGGTTATGAAATATTTTGTTGATGTTGTAAGGTTCAAAACGGTTTAACTAAcgtgaagagaaaaagaagaaaaacgatTCAGCTACAATACAAATTATCCTAAAGTCAACATTGACCaatgtgatcatttttttttaatagaaaccAATGTGATCATTTGAAAGATCCAAAGATAAGGAGATGGACGGCCACTCGGCCCCCATCTCAAcaaaacttttgaaattttctagaGTTCACTTTTATAAAAGACATAATAAGTTCAAAATGTTTTGCATTAgctaataatttatattttagagtaaaattttaaggaattaaaaattaaagtagaAGTCATaccatataaaaaaatcaggtgaattttgttattaaaaaaaataatagtcacaaatccataaaataTTAAACGTATATTTCACATTCCATTGTTTTCATAATCTATCCAGATATAACATAGtctcaaatcaatttctaatgTAATTTAGAGCGGAGCAAATCATATTCTATTATTCATGACGTTATCTATACCCTCTATACATCTCATCTCTTCTGTACATATGGAATGGAGATCCTACAAGCAAAAATTGAATACATTATATATGTCTTTTTCTAGGATTAGAAAACTTTTGAAATTAATATGTTCCCTTTGACAGGTCATAGTGATACCAAGCAGCAACTGAAAATACGTAACTTTTGGATTAGATTGCCACATCTCGCTTTATTAACACTAAAATAGCTGATCCTTGAtatattttttcccaaaaaaaaattcaatgcaCTATGTAGGTATCGCTATTTCCTAATGTGACACCCCCACAAGCAAGTGTCCCGACCAGAAAAGGCTAAACATGCCTTGCAAATTATGCCTTCAATCATCCATGTTATTAAACAGACTGATGAATAAATAGGTACGTATGCATAAACAATTCTACTGTAGTACTTTCTCAACCCTAATTTGCCTAACTCTCCCAAAAAGAATAGACACTGCCTCTATACATAATTTGCATTAAGTACCCACTAGGGCAAAAAGCTTTTCCACTGACCCTATCTCAATGGCACATTTGCTCATAAGAAGACATGATGACTGAAGTGAGAATGGAGCAGATATGCCCACTGACTTTTGTTTGGTGGAGCAATTCTTGCAACTGAGCCAGCAAGGCCAACCCGAGCAGACAATATCACATGGATTATACAATGATGTAAGAAATGGATAGTCGTGCCTTTTGAACTACTGCTATTGGTAGGTGGGTGCTCTTTTTATTGGATTGagaattaaatttgaagatAAAAGGAGGGCTGCCACAAATCATGACGGTTTCTGCCTTCTGCACGTTCACTTGACTGATTGTGCCTTGCATGTTGCTCAATCTAGCAATCTTTTAGGATCTCTGTaacattctatttttgtttgggGAAAGtgtaaaaatcctaaacctattagaTTTGATGCGtgtttagtcctaaatttttttataatgtcaatttagtattaaactTTTGACctaatatcaatttaatcctaaaacttttgacaTAACACAAATTTAGTATTTCCAGCTAATTTTAGCTGAATATTGCTGACATGGATGCCGGTTGATTTACATAACACGCCTAGTattaacgtggacaatttttaataatactttaataattttcgaattttttatttttatttatttaattattattttttcatcttttttccctttccttcctTCCAGCCTCGTTGACCAGCCACCGGTGAGGACTCCAGCAAGGCTTGACCCTTTGGATAATCATGCCTCATTTCAGAAATCATTTCCTTTTATAAGTGGAGGACATCATTTCCTTTTACAAATTTCATTTGTTAATCAATCCCTATTTACATTAATTAAACCAATTTTTGGTCATTGACTGTTTCTTGTTTAGgccttattctttttctttttttcgatttgttcattctttttcttaaaatactTATTTTGTTCTATAAAGCGGCTATATctatcaatttttgaaatttttttattgcttaATACTACTGAGATTTACGTATATATATTACTTTGTATTTTAGTTTTCTCtgatgaccaaaaaaaaaaaaaaattctctgtttttttttttttacaacaatTAAGGATAAAAGAGATATTTCCTTCAAAAAATTAAGATGAGGCTACACTTTTACCTCATGCATTGCGCATGTCAACGGGAAAAAATGATGATGAGTTGATCACCgtgagaaaattaaaatttaagggGTATTGTATAACTGTTGAAAGTTCAGGCGGTAAACATATACTATCCTAAAAGTTCATGGGAGTTTTGAgcaatttttgttatttattctgcaaaattttattttacttactGAGGTAAATTTTCTATACTTCTTGCTTCTTCTGTTTCTTCATGGAACTTAATGTACATTTTCTAGTTTATGTTTTCAATATGGCTTTTATTGTATAATATATTATGTTATAAGATATTGCATCTAAAGAAATATGTTTAGGTGTAGACTCGACATATACAGGACGATATGTTCTTGAGCACATGCTCTCCTGCAATTAGCAAAATGGAAATTTTAGTAGAGAAGTTACAATCTTCGGActttacctttttattttttatttgttaaagaTAGAGAAATAGACGATACATTCAGATGTGTGAGCAAATAACAAGTGTTAGTGACTCtcatgacccaaaaaaaaaaaaaaaaaggagtttttATTACAAGAATTGCTAACATGACTTGCTAACAAAGCTATTTCTCTCACATCATTGTCACGGTACGtgcatctctctctccaagtttcttttttgagttttggTAATGTACCATGACATTGGCATCATTTTGAAGAATGCCGTGAATGAAATactaatgatattttgaaggttttcttttttaacatttGAGAGTAGTTCTTGCTGTTGAAGTTTGGAATAGGGGTGTTCAAAGAAACCGGGAATCGCTTGGACCACTCAAAATCGGACCGAACCAAACCGGAACTAATGATTCTTAAATGAACTGATTTGGTTCTCGATTTTAATTTATGGGAATTTGTGCATATACCGGTTTGGTTCTCGGTTCCATTGACGGATCCGCCCACCCATCCATCTGGACTAGATCggtattataataatatattaatttttaattttaaaaatggttAACGAGTAGCAATTGTGGCTTCAAATTTGAAGCCCCTTGATTACGCGCTTCTATAGCTCtttataagtcacaaaaaaactTTCAAAGAGAATGGCCCGaaaattagttttctttctcGCGGTGAAGGCACTTAATATCGAAAGTCAAAAGTTGCTTAATGGCCCCTCGAGCTCTTCTTCACCATTAGCGACAGACTTCATGGTTCAGGTTCGGGTTCGGGTAAATAAAGTTAGCATGTGTTATGTTCAAACCAAAAACTTTCTGATTGCGTAGACTTTAAAGTAAAAAGAACGGCAATATTTGGTTGATGTTTGGTGAAAccagttccatggatccactcggaAACTGGAATAGACCGTAGTGTGGTTCctaggtggatccatgcaaccaACCGGCGGTTCCcagttttaatttttcaaaaccaatCTTTAGTGAGCGGTTTTTGGTTCTAGGATGGGAACCGCTTGCTCGACCATGCATATCCTTAGTTTGGAATGGACCTAACCCACATGGGTCATGCAATTTAACCAGGAAGGGTCATATTTGATGAGAAAACTGTTGGGGTTtctgaatcatgtataagaaatattaacataaagtacgcagcggaaacaaatatatattttacacatgattctcctaaggcgttgttcgtgcgttttaatcaaaaatctaaatatcaaagggagttaaacgaaatacctctcgaagcgcgctttgaaacgagtcggttcggttgttctacaattcgagtcccacaagcatcggacctctagttcagacacaccaacaacgaacgtcgaacggaagagagaaccttcggatattctccgcttcgattgtgctagcaatcacgtggaaatgatCAACGTATCCTCAATGTATTATAgccacggcccgaacgagataatgatcttctttcttgcgtctcaagacacaagaacacgcacactatttgctttctattttcagcaaagcatcatTGATTTCTCGCTAGTGTTTCTctcgaacaaaaccaaaaccacactaactttttctctgtttttcaacagCACCTTTAACTCTCGTCCCTcgtttattttatattaaaattgatcaacaacggttgctgatcaatggacgatcagcaaccgttgctgatcgtccgCCAAGCACgaacgatcgtgcatgagcggttgctcatgcacgatggtcaatcgtgcatgagcaaccgctcatgcacgatcttggcatgatggtcagcggttgctgaccatccatgcttcgtgcataatggtcagcaaccgctgaccattatgcttcgtgcatgtgcacgaatgcacgaattcgtgcacatgcatgaagctttacctttttttttttttttttaatcttattttattaataagttAATTTAGGGCATACTACTAACAAAAACTGAGGTGAGAAAAGCAATCGAGGAAGCTGAAGTCCCTTCAAAATATATCTCGGCCAACTACTTTGGCTGTTGTTTTGTGGGCAATCTCTCTCAGCTATCGATTTCACACCTCCATAAGACATTGTATATCGCTACACAGATGGCAACGTCAAAGGTATGCGAGGTGAATAAACCTAGTTCAGGCATGATAAGAAGGGTCATATTTTCCTGCATTTTTAATTGTAACAAAATTTCCTCTAACCATGCCTATGATAAATTACAAGACCCGGTCGCACTTATaggtaaaataaaaatggatgatattttcGTTTGTAACCCACCATTCAGGAGATTCGTATGGAACAAGTTACAATGGACGAAAAGAACGTTCCCCATCTACAACATGGATGCGGTAACATTCTTCGTGGACTTAGGAATTTGGTCGGTAACTTAGGAAAAAGAGGTTGATTGAGTGGTAAAACAAGGGAGAACCTGTGCCTTAAAGAAACCGTAACCCTCATGATCCATTTCTTCTCGAGACTACCGATCCCTAATCCCGACGTGGGTGCCGAATGCAGACATGTTAAATAATCAAATGACGTCGAAGTAGGTTGTTCTTCAATTTGAGTTTGGAGTGTGAGGGAgctttttacttttattattcaataatttcttgTTAGGTGAGATTGtgtcatattttaaatattcaTCTCATGTCAACAATCGGGCAAGAGCTTAGTTAATCAACGAGTATCCTCAAAGTTGTatccttaaacgtcattagatCACACGTATATCCTATCAAAAGAGCGATCACTAGCTCCATATTATTAGTCTAAATTTGGACCACGAAATATTTCAACTGCTTATAAAATCTATCAAGGTCGAGACCTTAGCTTGGTTGAGtcatttccaacaatttttgtTATAATTTAAGTCACAAGTGTATGAATTTCTATTTGGCAACTCATGAAAGTGTCTGATACTGCGTTATTCTTGCAGCTGTTTTTCTTGAAGAAGATAGTGCAACGTACGCAATTGAAACGATTGAATCCGAGAATACTGAACAAAACGGTGTACCTGAGGCCACCAGAGAACATTCTGTCCCAAAGACAACTGGTAGAGATGTGGGAGAAGCTCAGTGGAAGGACCCTGGAGAAGAGAAGCATTTCTGCTGAAGACTTCCTTGCCTCCAAGAAAGGCCTTtacctatttttattttttctatttaggTGAAATGTACTCTTGCCTAACTATAAGATATAGTCACTTAAACGAAACACGcatagttttttatttatccACCACTTCTGAAGAATTAAGTGTCGGAATATCCCTAGGTTCACCAAGTATTTTAAACAATAAACACGTGATGCAAAGGTGGTCTTGTCTTTGAATGCTGACTGAGAACTTGATAAAACCCTTTGTATCTTTATTATCAAGAGTGACCTGCTACATAATTACTCAACTACAAAAGCTTCAGATATATTGTATATCGTCTATGCGCAGCAAGGGAGAGTGGGGCATTTTTACCACATATTCTGTGAAGGCTGCTTTACAAACTTTGAAACTGgggaagatggagaagaagctTTCCAGCTTTATTCAGAAGTTCAATACGCCCGCATGGGTGAATAGCTGAAGATTTATGCATGATCgtacaaaaaatatttgaacgAATTGAGTTCACTCTCGCTATCAAAATAATAATCTCGCATTCTCTATAATGATTGTATCATTTCTGTTATTAAACAATGGTTTAAGCCAAGATTTTCgatttatggtgacaaaacaaAGACCAGCTGAGGGTAATCCTACGATGATCCTtgctaagtttttttttggggttattCCAAGGTTGTTTTTGGTAATTAGTGAAAATAAGGTTACTCAGGCACATGGAGATATACAAGAACAGGCTTGCGCTTTTCTCATAAATCGACTTAATCGTTCAGGTATTGCCAATAGGGAATCCTCTGTTTCATGATGTTACTTCCGGTGATCTGAGAATATTCCAGCTACACTAGCTGCATTTCATGTATTCCTAGTCTCTCATCACAATAATATTCCCATTGTGCATTTGTTAGGCAGCCCTCCTTCGCCTTCTCTAACTATTTGTTATAATCAATCTGTGCATATATCGACATACccgacattttctttccttctcttttgttttggaTGGGCCATCCAAGACACCCCCTTGATGCCTTTTGGTAGGGCAGTTTCATGGAGGTTCCTCCCTATCAGGACGAGCTCGTTCATCCTCTTCGAATCAGGACCCCATACTTTCCCGGACAGCCATCCAGCGGCAAATCAACCCCCAGAAAGAGAGGCATTTTCTCAAGTAAAACAACGTGAGGAACTAAACCGAAATGGCTAGAAAGAAGTTCGTATACCAATCGCAGACAATACACCCTTCGTTCGGTACAAGTCCTCCCCCTTTTCTTCAAGCAGTCTCTCTAACCAATCATGGACCTTGTTCATGGACATTGCACATGGGAGAAATGTCTAAACTGATATCGTCAGGGTTGAGCAAAAGCAAACTGCAAGTGCTAAATTGCAGACGACAACATACGGGACACAAATTCACGTGCACGTTACTGATTAGTGACGAATACCGAGATTTATGCAAATTCCAAGGCCTCATGTTAATCCAAGAGTATTAAGATTCTATCTCAGAGCACAGACGGGAAAAACAAGCCCTGTCAACTTTTTAAAGGTCACTGGCCATCACTTAAAAATTTTCACATGTTTGAGCACCGCCAATTAGATGTAAAAGTACATTCATATTATTTAAGTACACCCACACAGCCAAATACAGAATTGgcttataataattttatttttagcttTGAATGAAGCTGAGGCTACATAGAAAGGGAAAATATGTCATTGAATCCGAATATATCATTATTGAATGGAGGAATTATtacgaaaatgcaatttaaGTAGACCGACATCATTATAGCCATCGATTGAGCGGGCACCTCGATAGGGACGCACATGATAAATGGTTATAATCACGTTGGTTTACATAGACTGAGTCTATGATGACTGCATCCAATGGCTTCTCCGCGGTCCTCAGAGACTTGTCCGGCACCATGAAACGAGTCGACGTGGCCATAAAAGGGTGGtcctcagttttttttttaacttctcttTGTTATTGGGAAATTGTCATAGAGGACTAATAATTGTTAATGGTGTCATTATCACCAAAACCCATTAACTCAAATCATTGAAAATTCTCGCTACCAATTATTTGCTTGTGAGTGTTAACGCGTAACTTCAAGACGAAACATATAATATGTTATCTAAATGTTACTATTTAAATtcgaaatctttttttttttttgtctttaggAATGCCTTATCTAGTTGTGCAAAATCTAGGGGTGCAACTGAGTCGAGTCGAACTCGGCTCCACTCTCAATCTCAAAGCTTGAAGTTCAACTCAAACTTgattagcattttttttccttgttcaaACTCAACTCAATACAAAATTGGATGTACTGGAGCTTGGCTAGATTTCAAGGGaacatttggtaacgtttctatttccggaaacaaattttgttataaaaaaatgattctttttattttattctcatgaacaatttttaaatattttaaattgtttgataattgtcaaaaatttcaattctagGAATAAAATTACGTTTTGTACCttttacttcaaatcattttcttttaattttataataattttttttcctttttcttcttttctttctttcctttctcctcttttctttaaGAGTTGCCGTTGTCGGCCTTGGGATGACCCGCGACCTCGCCCAGTGTCATTAGCCCTCGCCGAGGCCATGCCTTGTCGACTGAGCCTTGGCTAGGTGAGtgaccttgccaaatctaggcaaggttgagcctcgcctagccatggcttGGCAAGCCTCTAGCGAGCTCATCGAACCTCATCGAACTACTCATCAGCGACCGGCAACGATGGCAGTAACGAtgattgaagaagagaagagagggaagaagaacaagaagaaaaaaaagaaaaaagagaataaatgggttggcttgattttgacattgtttttggaaacaaataatcaattttttttttttacttttcgattatgttccaaatctacttccgagaataaaaaaaaaaaatttgttttcagggaataaaaattttaccaaatgaatttctattccaaatctactctcaggaacaaaagaacataaattatttttttggtaaaaaaaagaacataaattattactatttggcaagttgccaaatgCATCCTAAGTATATAAAAGCCAACATTCTTGACTTTTCTCGCTTGACTTTGAAAGCCaactttcttgatttttctcgCTTGACTGAAT
This region of Eucalyptus grandis isolate ANBG69807.140 chromosome 8, ASM1654582v1, whole genome shotgun sequence genomic DNA includes:
- the LOC104444249 gene encoding LOW QUALITY PROTEIN: bifunctional pinoresinol-lariciresinol reductase 2 (The sequence of the model RefSeq protein was modified relative to this genomic sequence to represent the inferred CDS: inserted 2 bases in 2 codons), with the protein product MAKSKVLIVGGTGYLGKRLVNASLKLGHETYVLQRPEIGVDIEKVQMLLSFKGRGAKLVPGSFDDYQSLVEAVKLVDVVVCAISGVHIRSHHVLLQLKLVDAIKEAGNVKRFLPSEFGTDPARMANAMDPGRVTFDDKMVVRKAIEDAGIPHTYVSANCFAGYFLGXLCQPGKIIPSTDSVLLLGDGNQKAIYVDEDDIAMYTMKXVDDPRALNKTVYIRPPKNILSQLEVVGIWEKLIGKDLQKSSISAQDFLAMMREQNYAEQVGLIHYYHVCYEGCLANFEIGEDAVEASELYPDVNYVTVEEYLRRYL